Proteins from a genomic interval of Sphingobacterium sp. SYP-B4668:
- a CDS encoding SDR family oxidoreductase, translating to MNILEQFSLKDQVIVVTGGTGILGKSFVKALAEAGAKIVVIGRNQERADERVKLIETLGGKGLAVVADVLNEQEMVRARDIILDKWGTIDGLVNAAGGNIPGATIGPDDNLFDANISDTLKAIELNLHGTIIPTQILGRVIAEKGKGSIINIASLASSTALTRVLGYTVAKNGIVGYTKWMATELALRYGDKVRVNAIAPGVFLTEQNRTLLTTTEGGFTDRAQRFINKTPFSRLGDPSELEGALVFLLSRASGFINGETLYVDGGFNAWSGV from the coding sequence ATGAATATTTTAGAACAGTTTTCTTTAAAAGACCAAGTCATCGTCGTAACAGGGGGGACCGGTATTTTGGGTAAATCATTTGTTAAGGCACTGGCGGAGGCGGGTGCAAAGATTGTCGTAATCGGAAGAAACCAGGAAAGGGCCGATGAACGCGTGAAATTGATTGAGACATTAGGAGGTAAGGGCTTAGCAGTCGTCGCCGATGTGCTCAATGAACAGGAAATGGTAAGGGCAAGGGATATAATCTTGGATAAGTGGGGAACTATAGACGGATTGGTCAATGCTGCTGGGGGTAATATCCCTGGAGCAACGATTGGCCCTGATGATAACCTTTTTGATGCTAATATATCAGATACGCTTAAAGCCATTGAGCTGAATTTGCATGGGACCATTATACCTACGCAAATTCTAGGGAGGGTGATTGCAGAAAAAGGTAAGGGTTCTATTATCAATATTGCTTCATTAGCTTCTAGCACTGCATTAACCCGAGTGCTGGGGTATACAGTTGCTAAAAATGGCATTGTTGGGTATACAAAATGGATGGCGACAGAGTTGGCTCTACGTTATGGAGATAAGGTACGTGTAAATGCAATTGCCCCGGGTGTATTTTTAACTGAACAGAATAGAACGCTCTTGACCACGACGGAGGGTGGATTTACAGATCGTGCTCAACGATTTATCAACAAAACACCTTTCTCAAGATTGGGTGATCCATCTGAATTGGAAGGGGCTTTGGTATTTTTATTAAGTCGGGCATCGGGCTTTATCAATGGTGAGACCCTTTATGTAGATGGTGGTTTCAATGCGTGGTCGGGTGTATAG
- a CDS encoding sugar kinase, with protein sequence MPLKKVLSFGELLIRLQATSDSFFETTGNNHLQIFPGGSEANVAVTLAQLGVPTSYLSATPDHVLAQEIKSKLNSYGIDTSKIKMQGDRLGSYFLLSANGLSKGEVIYDRKYSSFSQLTPQDLNWDELLEGIDWFHFTALTPSLNEGLAMICKQALEVAVKKEITISVDLNYRNRLWQYGKEPIEVMPELAKYADVIMGNIWAANKMLGTSIDDTLDRHTSKEAYAEYSKISAKEIFEKYPKCKHVSNTFRFMDNPKHNLFYGTYHTRDTDKVSDTFETNQVVDRIGSGDAFMGGLIYAIITDSTPQEIIDIATQAGYQKLAVEGDFGNGKITK encoded by the coding sequence ATGCCCCTAAAAAAAGTACTCTCCTTCGGCGAGCTACTCATACGACTACAAGCCACTTCCGATTCTTTTTTTGAAACTACTGGCAATAACCACCTGCAAATATTTCCAGGAGGATCCGAAGCCAATGTTGCTGTCACATTAGCACAATTAGGTGTACCTACATCCTACCTCTCTGCTACACCAGATCATGTCCTTGCGCAGGAAATTAAGAGCAAATTGAATTCCTACGGTATCGACACCTCCAAAATCAAGATGCAAGGAGATCGTCTTGGAAGTTATTTTTTACTTTCAGCAAATGGATTGAGCAAAGGAGAGGTGATTTATGATCGTAAATATTCTTCCTTCAGTCAACTGACCCCACAGGATCTAAATTGGGATGAACTGCTAGAAGGAATTGATTGGTTTCACTTTACGGCCTTGACCCCATCGCTAAACGAAGGACTGGCAATGATATGCAAACAGGCTTTAGAGGTGGCCGTAAAGAAGGAAATCACAATTTCCGTCGACCTAAACTATCGCAATCGCCTATGGCAGTACGGCAAAGAACCAATTGAAGTCATGCCTGAACTCGCAAAATACGCAGACGTAATCATGGGCAATATCTGGGCCGCCAACAAAATGCTAGGAACGTCTATTGATGATACCTTGGACCGGCACACCTCAAAAGAAGCATACGCGGAATATTCAAAAATATCAGCAAAAGAAATCTTCGAAAAATATCCCAAATGTAAACACGTGTCCAATACCTTCCGATTCATGGATAATCCAAAGCACAACTTGTTTTATGGGACCTACCATACAAGGGATACAGACAAGGTATCAGACACCTTTGAAACCAATCAAGTCGTTGATCGTATCGGTAGCGGAGATGCCTTCATGGGAGGGCTCATCTACGCTATCATTACCGACAGTACACCACAAGAAATTATTGATATAGCTACACAAGCCGGCTACCAAAAGTTAGCGGTAGAGGGCGATTTTGGAAACGGAAAAATAACAAAATAA
- a CDS encoding bifunctional 4-hydroxy-2-oxoglutarate aldolase/2-dehydro-3-deoxy-phosphogluconate aldolase produces MNNTLMHIQDAPVIPVYYHDDIEQCIDVLKKCYNGGIRVFEFVNRGEYALENFKQLLAYKNEYLPALKLGIGTIKTAAQAETFAKIGAEFIVSPIINQDVARVASQYNLLWIPGCMTPTEIAKAEELGAQLVKLFPGDTLGPKFLKAISPLFKGLKFMPTGGVDTTEESIQSWRKAGVFSVGLGSKLFAAPIADEGNQWLEDRCARLLKWAKA; encoded by the coding sequence ATGAACAATACATTAATGCATATACAGGACGCACCAGTTATTCCTGTATATTACCACGACGATATTGAGCAGTGCATAGATGTACTAAAAAAGTGCTATAATGGAGGGATAAGGGTTTTCGAATTTGTCAATAGAGGCGAATACGCTTTAGAGAATTTCAAGCAACTATTAGCCTATAAGAACGAATATTTACCCGCTCTAAAACTAGGCATTGGAACTATCAAGACTGCGGCACAAGCAGAAACTTTTGCCAAGATTGGAGCCGAATTTATTGTCAGTCCCATTATCAATCAGGATGTTGCAAGAGTAGCATCACAATATAATTTGCTTTGGATACCAGGCTGTATGACACCTACCGAAATTGCAAAAGCGGAGGAATTAGGTGCACAATTAGTGAAATTATTCCCTGGAGATACCTTAGGCCCTAAATTCTTAAAAGCAATATCTCCGCTTTTCAAAGGCTTAAAATTCATGCCGACAGGTGGTGTAGATACAACAGAAGAGAGCATACAATCATGGAGAAAAGCGGGTGTTTTTTCCGTAGGGTTGGGTTCTAAGTTATTTGCCGCCCCAATTGCGGATGAGGGCAACCAGTGGTTGGAAGATAGATGCGCACGCTTATTAAAATGGGCGAAAGCATAA
- the rpoC gene encoding DNA-directed RNA polymerase subunit beta' gives MSYKKDNKIKSNFTSITISLASPETILERSSGEVVKPETINYRTYKPERDGLFCERIFGPVKDYECHCGKYKRIRYKGIVCDRCGVEVTEKKVRRERMGHINLVVPVAHIWYFRSLPNKIGYLLGLPTKKLDMIIYYERYAVIQAGIKEEDGINYMDFLTEEEYLDILDTLPKENQYLDDNDPQKFIAKMGAEALEELLKRIDLDQLSYDLRHQAANETSQQRKNEALKRLHVVEAFRGSRDRIENRPEWMIVKIVPIIPPELRPLVPLDGGRFATSDLNDLYRRVIIRNNRLKRLIEIKAPEVILRNEKRMLQEAVDSLFDNSRKVNAVKTEGNRALKSLSDILKGKQGRFRQNLLGKRVDYSARSVIVVGPHLKLHECGLPKDMAAELYKPFIIRKMIERGIVKTVKSAKKIVDRKDPVVWDILENVLKGHPVLLNRAPTLHRLGIQAFQPTLVEGKAIQLHPLVCTAFNADFDGDQMAVHLPLGNAAVLEAQILMLAAHNILNPANGSPVTVPSQDMVLGLYYITKGRKTEGDHIVKGQDMIFYSAEEVIIALNEKKIDLHAFIKVKTKIRNREGEIVDALLETTVGRVIFNQIVPEEMGFINELLTKKSLRNVIGEIVKNTGMARAAKFLDDMKELGFQTAFKGGLSFNLQDLNIPAAKSELIQQATNEVEDVMGNYNMGFITNNERYNQIIDIWTRINNKLTAHVMDILSNDNQGFNSVYMMLDSGARGSKEQIRQLCGMRGLMAKPQKSGASGGEIIENPILSNFKEGLSVLEYFISTHGARKGLADTALKTADAGYLTRRLHDVAQDMIVVDQDCGGLRGIYTTALKDNDDIVEPLYDRILGRVTLYDVHDPETNELLASANQDISEEIAERIENAGIEGIEIRTVLTCESKRGVCASCYGRNLASGKRVQLGEAVGVIAAQSIGEPGTQLTLRTFHVGGTASNIAAESQIVAKHEGLVEFENVRTVSQEGEDGTHQVVLGRSGELRVIEPTSKKVLYQQNIPYGSQLYVNAGDTVEKGTRLVSWDPYNAVIISEFSGKIEFDAIIEGVTFREESDDQTGHKEKVIIETRDKTKNPTIKVVDLKGEVVRSYNIPVGAHVSVSDGQKIKEGAILVKIPRSTGKTRDITGGLPRVTELFEARNPSNPAVVTEIDGVVALGGVKRGNREISIESRDGQIKKYLVPLSKHILVQDNDFIKAGMPLSDGSISPADILSIKGPSAVQHYIVNGIQEVYRLQGVKINDKHFETIVHQMMQKVNIEDPGDTRFLEKEAVNKWDFMLENDSLYDKKVIVESGDSNELRPGQIVTLRRLREENSSLRRRDLKLVEVRDAIPATSSPLLQGITRASLGTKSFISAASFQETTKVLNEAAIAGKRDNLLGLKENVIVGHLIPSGTGLRTYSNIIVGSREEYDQLLASKEED, from the coding sequence ATGTCTTACAAAAAAGATAATAAAATTAAAAGCAACTTTACGTCAATCACCATTAGCTTGGCGTCACCAGAAACAATCTTAGAGCGTTCTAGTGGTGAAGTTGTAAAACCAGAAACGATTAACTATCGTACCTACAAGCCAGAACGTGATGGTTTATTCTGTGAGCGTATCTTCGGTCCTGTAAAGGATTACGAATGTCACTGTGGTAAATACAAACGTATCCGTTATAAAGGTATTGTCTGTGACCGTTGTGGTGTTGAAGTGACGGAGAAAAAGGTACGTCGTGAGCGTATGGGACACATCAATTTGGTGGTTCCTGTTGCGCACATCTGGTACTTCCGTTCTCTTCCTAACAAAATCGGTTATTTATTAGGTCTTCCAACTAAAAAGTTGGATATGATTATCTACTACGAACGTTATGCCGTTATCCAGGCAGGTATCAAAGAGGAAGATGGTATCAACTATATGGACTTCTTAACGGAAGAGGAATATTTAGATATCTTAGATACACTACCTAAAGAAAATCAGTATCTGGATGATAACGATCCTCAGAAGTTTATTGCAAAAATGGGTGCTGAGGCACTAGAAGAGTTATTGAAACGTATCGATCTAGATCAATTGTCATATGACCTTCGTCACCAAGCAGCAAACGAGACTTCGCAACAACGTAAAAATGAGGCTTTAAAACGTCTTCACGTTGTGGAAGCTTTCCGTGGTTCTAGAGATCGTATTGAAAATCGTCCGGAATGGATGATCGTGAAAATCGTTCCTATCATCCCACCAGAGTTGCGCCCATTGGTGCCTTTGGATGGTGGTCGTTTTGCGACATCAGATCTAAATGACTTGTACCGTCGTGTTATTATCCGTAATAACCGCTTGAAACGTCTTATTGAAATTAAAGCTCCCGAAGTAATCTTACGTAACGAAAAACGTATGTTACAGGAAGCTGTAGATTCATTATTTGACAACTCACGTAAGGTTAACGCGGTGAAGACTGAGGGTAATCGTGCATTGAAATCATTATCTGATATCCTTAAAGGTAAGCAAGGTCGTTTCCGTCAAAACTTATTAGGTAAACGTGTGGATTACTCGGCTCGTTCGGTAATTGTCGTTGGACCTCACCTCAAATTACATGAGTGTGGTCTACCTAAAGATATGGCTGCGGAGCTTTATAAACCGTTTATCATCCGTAAGATGATTGAAAGAGGAATTGTGAAGACTGTAAAATCTGCTAAGAAGATCGTCGATCGCAAAGATCCAGTAGTATGGGATATCTTGGAAAATGTATTGAAAGGCCACCCAGTATTACTAAACCGTGCGCCTACGCTTCACCGTTTAGGTATACAGGCTTTCCAACCCACTTTGGTAGAGGGTAAGGCAATTCAGTTACACCCACTGGTTTGTACAGCGTTTAACGCGGATTTTGACGGTGACCAGATGGCGGTTCACTTACCTTTGGGTAATGCTGCTGTTTTGGAAGCCCAAATCTTAATGTTGGCCGCTCACAACATCTTGAACCCTGCAAACGGCTCTCCAGTAACTGTTCCTTCTCAGGATATGGTATTGGGTCTTTATTATATAACTAAAGGCCGTAAGACTGAAGGGGACCACATTGTAAAAGGTCAGGATATGATTTTCTACTCTGCAGAAGAGGTTATTATCGCTTTGAATGAGAAGAAAATTGATTTGCATGCTTTTATCAAAGTAAAAACTAAAATCAGAAATAGGGAAGGCGAAATCGTTGATGCTTTGTTGGAAACTACTGTTGGTCGTGTAATCTTTAACCAGATTGTACCAGAAGAGATGGGATTCATCAATGAGTTGTTGACAAAGAAATCCCTTCGTAATGTCATTGGAGAGATCGTGAAAAATACGGGTATGGCTCGTGCAGCGAAATTCTTGGATGATATGAAGGAATTAGGTTTCCAAACAGCTTTCAAAGGAGGTCTTTCGTTTAATTTGCAGGATTTGAATATTCCTGCGGCGAAGTCTGAATTGATTCAACAGGCGACTAACGAAGTTGAAGATGTAATGGGTAACTACAATATGGGTTTCATTACGAACAACGAACGTTACAACCAAATCATCGATATCTGGACGCGTATCAATAACAAGTTGACTGCGCACGTAATGGATATCTTATCGAATGACAACCAAGGTTTCAATTCGGTATACATGATGTTGGATTCAGGTGCGCGTGGTTCCAAAGAGCAGATTCGTCAGCTGTGTGGTATGCGTGGTTTGATGGCTAAGCCACAGAAATCTGGTGCTTCTGGTGGTGAAATCATCGAAAACCCGATTCTTTCTAATTTTAAAGAAGGTCTTTCGGTTTTGGAATACTTTATCTCTACCCACGGTGCGCGTAAAGGTCTTGCCGATACGGCATTGAAGACAGCGGATGCGGGTTATCTAACACGTCGTCTACATGACGTAGCTCAAGATATGATTGTCGTTGACCAAGATTGTGGCGGATTGAGAGGTATCTATACAACAGCTCTAAAAGATAATGATGATATCGTCGAACCACTATACGATCGTATACTAGGTCGTGTAACATTGTATGATGTACATGATCCTGAGACAAACGAACTTTTGGCATCTGCGAATCAGGATATTTCTGAAGAAATAGCTGAACGTATCGAAAACGCCGGTATCGAAGGAATCGAAATACGCACGGTATTGACATGTGAATCTAAGCGCGGAGTATGTGCTTCCTGTTATGGACGTAACTTGGCTTCGGGTAAACGCGTTCAATTGGGTGAAGCTGTCGGTGTAATCGCAGCACAATCTATTGGTGAGCCGGGTACACAGTTGACACTTCGTACGTTCCACGTGGGTGGTACGGCTTCCAATATTGCAGCCGAGTCACAAATTGTAGCTAAGCATGAAGGTCTAGTTGAATTCGAGAATGTGCGTACCGTATCTCAAGAAGGCGAAGATGGTACTCATCAAGTAGTCTTGGGTCGTTCTGGAGAACTTCGTGTCATCGAACCGACAAGTAAAAAAGTACTTTACCAACAAAATATTCCTTATGGTTCACAATTGTACGTGAATGCGGGAGACACTGTTGAAAAGGGAACACGTCTAGTATCATGGGATCCATATAACGCGGTTATCATTTCGGAGTTCAGTGGGAAAATTGAGTTCGATGCGATTATCGAGGGTGTAACTTTCCGTGAAGAGTCCGATGATCAGACGGGTCACAAAGAAAAAGTCATTATTGAAACTCGTGATAAAACGAAAAACCCGACTATCAAGGTTGTTGACCTTAAAGGAGAGGTTGTTCGTTCATACAATATCCCAGTGGGTGCCCACGTTTCGGTATCGGATGGTCAAAAAATAAAAGAAGGAGCTATTCTTGTTAAGATTCCTCGTTCTACTGGTAAAACCCGAGATATTACAGGGGGTCTTCCTCGTGTGACAGAACTATTCGAGGCGCGTAATCCTTCAAATCCAGCTGTAGTAACTGAGATTGATGGTGTTGTAGCATTGGGTGGTGTTAAACGTGGTAACCGTGAGATTTCTATTGAGTCTCGTGACGGTCAAATCAAGAAATACTTGGTTCCACTTTCGAAACACATCCTTGTACAGGATAATGACTTTATCAAAGCGGGTATGCCTTTATCAGATGGTTCAATTTCTCCAGCAGATATCTTATCTATTAAAGGTCCTTCAGCGGTACAGCATTATATCGTAAATGGTATTCAAGAAGTTTATCGCCTTCAAGGGGTAAAAATCAATGATAAGCACTTTGAGACGATTGTTCACCAGATGATGCAAAAAGTGAACATTGAAGACCCGGGAGATACCCGTTTCTTAGAAAAAGAAGCTGTTAACAAATGGGATTTCATGCTAGAGAATGACTCTTTATACGATAAGAAGGTTATTGTCGAATCGGGAGATTCTAACGAACTTCGTCCAGGACAGATCGTGACTTTACGTAGATTGCGTGAAGAGAATTCTAGTCTGAGACGTCGTGACTTGAAGCTGGTTGAAGTTAGGGATGCAATCCCAGCAACTTCTAGTCCATTGTTGCAAGGTATTACCAGAGCTTCATTGGGAACTAAGTCATTTATCTCTGCTGCATCCTTCCAGGAGACAACTAAGGTGTTGAATGAGGCTGCTATTGCAGGTAAGCGTGATAATCTATTAGGATTAAAAGAAAACGTTATTGTAGGCCACTTAATTCCTTCGGGAACAGGCTTGCGTACGTATAGCAATATCATTGTAGGTTCTCGTGAAGAATACGATCAGTTATTAGCTTCTAAAGAAGAGGACTAA
- the rpoB gene encoding DNA-directed RNA polymerase subunit beta, with translation MANNNIQKERVNFATSKKVIDYPDFLDVQLQSFKEFFQLETTSDNRHQEGLFKVFSENFPISDSRNIFVLEFLDYFIDPPRYDIQECIERGLTYSVPLKAKLKLSCNDEEHEDFETIVQDVYLGTIPYMTPKGTFVVNGAERVIVSQLHRSPGVFFGQSRHTNGTKLYSARVIPFKGSWIEFATDVNNVMYAYIDRKKKFPVTTLLRAIGYDSDKDILELFDLADEVKVSKSGLKKYVGRRLAARVLKKWVEDFVDEDTGEVVSIDRNEIILERETVLEEDHIDFIIDAGVKSLILAKEDASNNADYSIIYNTLQKDTSNSEKEAVEHIYRQLRNAEPPDEETARGIIDRLFFSDKRYDLGDVGRYRINRKLQLDTPTDTKVLTREDIIAIVKYLINLINSKAEVDDIDHLSNRRVRTVGEQLYAQFGVGLSRMARTIRERMNIRDNEVFTPTDLINARTLSSVINSFFGTNQLSQFMDQTNPLAEITHKRRLSALGPGGLSRERAGFEVRDVHYTHYGRLCTIETPEGPNIGLISSLAIHAKINNLGFIETPYRKVENGRVVVEEPVVYLSAEDEDEKTIAQANAIYDDKGNFEDPKVKARYEGDFPIIEPEKLDLMDVSPNQITSIAASLIPFLEHDDANRALMGSNMQRQAVPLLRPQAPIVGTGLEGRVARDSRTLINAEGNGVVEYVDAEEIKIRYDRNDDDRLVSFDDDIKTYRLIKFKKTNQSTCINLKPIVRKGQRVEKGQVLCEGYATEDGELALGRNLKVAFMPWQGYNFEDAIVISERVVSQDIFTSLHIEEFELEVRDTKRGEEELTADIPNVSEEATRDLDENGIIRVGAEVGEGDILIGKITPKGESDPSPEEKLLRAIFGDKAGDVKDASLKTPPSIKGVVIDTKLFSRAKKMSKEVERKTLEKLETSHDRNVKILKDRLVDKLFTIVNGKTSQGIYNVYKELLVPKGAKFTQKILADLVYENINPTGWTTDEDKNELIKLALHFYNIKLNEELGAFKREKFAISVGDELPSGIVQMAKVYVAKKRKLKVGDKMAGRHGNKGIVARIVRDEDMPFLEDGTPVDIVLNPLGVPSRMNLGQIYETVLGWAGQKLGVKFATPIFDGAEPVEVEGWIAKAGLPASGRTYLYNGLTGDRFDQPTTVGVIYMLKLGHMVDDKMHARSIGPYSLITQQPLGGKAQFGGQRFGEMEVWALEAFGASNILQEILTVKSDDVVGRAKTYEAIVKGNNLPTPSVPESFNVLVHELRGLGLDITLD, from the coding sequence TTGGCAAACAATAATATTCAAAAAGAGAGAGTAAATTTTGCGACCAGTAAGAAGGTTATTGATTATCCTGATTTCTTGGACGTACAATTACAGTCTTTCAAGGAGTTTTTTCAACTGGAAACTACTTCTGACAACCGCCATCAGGAAGGGCTGTTCAAAGTATTTTCGGAAAACTTCCCTATTTCTGATTCAAGAAACATTTTTGTGCTTGAGTTTTTGGATTATTTTATTGATCCTCCCCGTTATGATATCCAAGAGTGTATCGAGCGCGGTTTGACTTATAGCGTTCCTCTAAAGGCAAAATTAAAGTTATCTTGTAATGATGAGGAGCACGAAGATTTCGAAACGATTGTTCAGGACGTATACTTGGGTACTATCCCGTATATGACTCCTAAAGGTACCTTCGTTGTAAATGGTGCAGAGCGTGTAATCGTATCTCAATTACACCGTTCACCAGGCGTATTCTTCGGTCAGAGTAGACACACAAACGGTACTAAACTTTATTCTGCAAGGGTTATCCCTTTTAAAGGGTCTTGGATTGAGTTTGCTACAGACGTAAACAACGTCATGTATGCTTACATCGATCGTAAAAAGAAATTCCCAGTTACTACTTTACTACGTGCTATCGGTTATGATTCAGACAAAGACATCTTGGAATTGTTTGATCTTGCAGATGAAGTAAAAGTTAGTAAATCTGGATTGAAAAAATATGTTGGTCGTCGTTTGGCGGCTAGGGTATTGAAGAAATGGGTAGAAGATTTCGTGGATGAGGATACTGGTGAGGTAGTCTCTATCGATCGTAATGAAATTATCCTTGAACGTGAAACTGTTTTGGAAGAAGACCACATTGACTTCATCATCGATGCCGGAGTAAAATCACTTATTTTGGCTAAAGAGGATGCGTCTAATAATGCGGACTATTCTATTATATATAACACTCTTCAGAAAGATACCTCGAACTCGGAGAAAGAAGCGGTGGAGCATATCTACCGTCAATTGCGTAACGCTGAACCACCAGATGAGGAAACTGCTCGTGGTATCATCGACCGTTTGTTTTTCTCGGATAAGAGATATGATTTGGGGGATGTCGGTCGTTACCGTATTAACCGCAAATTGCAATTAGATACACCTACTGATACGAAAGTATTGACTAGAGAGGATATCATAGCGATTGTGAAATATTTGATCAACCTGATCAACTCAAAAGCTGAGGTGGATGATATCGACCACTTGTCCAACCGTCGTGTTCGGACTGTAGGCGAGCAATTATATGCGCAATTTGGTGTAGGTCTTTCTCGTATGGCTCGGACTATACGTGAACGTATGAATATTCGTGACAACGAAGTATTCACACCTACTGACTTAATCAATGCGCGTACATTATCATCCGTCATAAACTCGTTCTTCGGAACTAACCAGCTTTCTCAGTTCATGGACCAAACTAATCCATTGGCTGAGATTACGCATAAACGTCGTCTATCGGCATTAGGTCCAGGTGGTCTTTCTCGTGAAAGAGCTGGGTTTGAGGTTCGTGACGTTCACTATACGCATTATGGTCGTCTATGTACTATTGAAACTCCAGAGGGACCAAATATCGGGTTGATTTCGTCATTGGCTATTCACGCGAAAATCAATAATCTTGGTTTTATCGAGACGCCATACCGTAAAGTAGAAAATGGACGTGTAGTGGTGGAGGAGCCTGTTGTTTATTTGTCTGCAGAGGATGAGGATGAAAAAACAATTGCGCAAGCAAATGCGATTTATGACGATAAAGGTAATTTTGAGGATCCTAAAGTAAAAGCTAGATATGAAGGTGACTTCCCGATTATTGAGCCTGAGAAATTGGATTTGATGGACGTTTCTCCGAATCAGATTACGTCAATAGCTGCATCGTTAATTCCTTTCTTGGAGCATGATGATGCCAACCGTGCATTGATGGGGTCAAACATGCAACGTCAGGCTGTGCCTTTGTTGCGCCCACAAGCTCCTATTGTAGGTACTGGTCTTGAAGGTCGTGTAGCGCGTGACTCTCGTACATTGATTAATGCTGAAGGAAATGGCGTGGTGGAATATGTAGATGCCGAGGAAATCAAAATTCGCTATGATCGTAACGATGATGATCGTTTAGTATCTTTTGATGACGATATCAAAACTTACCGTTTAATCAAATTTAAGAAGACCAACCAAAGTACTTGTATCAACTTGAAGCCGATTGTCAGAAAAGGACAACGTGTAGAAAAGGGGCAGGTACTATGTGAAGGATATGCTACTGAAGATGGAGAATTGGCATTAGGTCGTAATCTTAAAGTGGCTTTCATGCCTTGGCAAGGATACAACTTTGAGGATGCGATTGTAATCTCTGAGCGTGTAGTAAGTCAAGATATTTTTACTTCCCTTCACATTGAAGAATTTGAATTGGAAGTACGTGATACGAAACGCGGTGAAGAGGAATTGACTGCGGATATCCCCAACGTTTCGGAAGAAGCGACAAGAGACTTGGACGAAAACGGTATCATCCGTGTAGGTGCTGAAGTTGGTGAAGGAGATATCCTAATCGGTAAGATTACACCTAAGGGCGAGTCTGATCCTTCTCCAGAAGAGAAATTATTGAGAGCAATCTTTGGAGATAAGGCAGGGGACGTGAAAGATGCGTCGTTGAAAACTCCTCCTTCTATCAAGGGTGTTGTCATTGATACTAAATTATTCTCTCGTGCTAAGAAGATGTCTAAAGAAGTCGAACGTAAGACTCTTGAGAAATTGGAAACTTCGCACGATAGGAATGTAAAAATATTGAAAGACCGTCTAGTTGACAAGTTATTTACAATCGTGAATGGTAAAACTAGTCAAGGTATCTACAATGTTTATAAAGAGTTATTGGTTCCTAAAGGAGCTAAGTTCACACAGAAGATTCTTGCTGATTTAGTCTATGAAAATATCAATCCAACAGGATGGACTACTGACGAAGATAAAAATGAGTTAATCAAATTGGCGCTTCACTTCTACAACATTAAGTTGAACGAAGAGCTAGGAGCTTTCAAACGTGAGAAATTCGCTATATCTGTAGGGGATGAGCTTCCGTCTGGAATTGTTCAGATGGCTAAGGTTTACGTGGCTAAGAAACGTAAATTGAAAGTAGGAGATAAGATGGCCGGTCGTCATGGTAACAAGGGTATCGTTGCTCGTATCGTGCGTGATGAAGATATGCCGTTCTTAGAAGATGGGACACCAGTTGATATTGTGTTGAACCCACTAGGGGTACCTTCACGTATGAACTTGGGCCAGATTTATGAAACAGTGCTTGGTTGGGCAGGTCAGAAATTGGGGGTGAAGTTTGCGACGCCTATCTTTGATGGTGCTGAGCCGGTTGAAGTTGAAGGATGGATTGCGAAAGCAGGTTTACCAGCTTCAGGTAGAACATACTTGTACAATGGTTTGACCGGTGATCGTTTTGATCAGCCAACTACAGTAGGTGTGATTTACATGTTGAAATTAGGACACATGGTTGATGATAAGATGCATGCTCGTTCTATCGGACCATACTCATTGATTACGCAACAACCATTAGGTGGTAAAGCCCAATTCGGTGGTCAGCGTTTCGGAGAGATGGAGGTATGGGCACTTGAGGCATTCGGAGCTTCGAACATCTTACAGGAAATCTTGACAGTGAAATCAGATGATGTAGTCGGCCGTGCGAAGACTTACGAGGCAATCGTTAAGGGTAATAACCTACCGACTCCATCTGTACCAGAATCGTTCAACGTATTGGTACACGAGTTACGCGGTTTAGGTTTAGATATCACATTAGATTAA
- the rplL gene encoding 50S ribosomal protein L7/L12 — MADLKQLAEQLVNLTVKEVKELADILKDEYGIEPAAAAVAVAAAPAEGGAAAAEEKTSFDVILKEAGGQKLAVVKLVKDLAGLGLKEAKDLVDGAPKELKTGVSKDEAEALKKQLEEAGAVVEIK, encoded by the coding sequence ATGGCAGATTTAAAACAACTTGCTGAACAGTTAGTGAACTTAACAGTAAAAGAAGTTAAAGAACTAGCTGATATCTTAAAAGATGAGTATGGTATCGAGCCTGCTGCTGCTGCTGTTGCAGTTGCTGCTGCTCCTGCTGAAGGTGGCGCTGCTGCTGCAGAAGAGAAAACTTCATTTGACGTTATCTTGAAAGAAGCTGGTGGTCAGAAATTAGCGGTAGTTAAATTGGTTAAAGATTTAGCTGGTCTAGGCTTGAAAGAAGCTAAAGATTTAGTTGACGGAGCACCTAAAGAATTGAAAACTGGTGTTTCTAAAGACGAAGCTGAAGCTTTGAAAAAACAATTAGAAGAAGCTGGAGCTGTTGTTGAGATCAAATAA